Below is a window of Macadamia integrifolia cultivar HAES 741 chromosome 8, SCU_Mint_v3, whole genome shotgun sequence DNA.
GCAAGCTCCAGTGGTGATGAGGAGATGAAAACTACCAAGGCCTTGGATGaggatgaaataaaaaaacatgcTGAACTTCTTGCTCTTCCTCCTCATGGCTCTGAAGTGTATATTGGTAGTATTCCTCATGATGCGACCGAGGAGGATTTGAGGAGCTTTTTTGAGCCCATTGGAGAAGTCACTGAGGTAAGATCTTTGGTTCGTTATGATAGTGTTATGTTGATATAATCTATGGTGAACTGATTGCATTGATATTTGCATAACAGGTTAGGCTAATGAAAGATAAAGATTCAGGGGAGAATAAGGGCTATGCTTTTGTGACCTTCAGAACCAAAGAATTGGCTTCCAACGCCATTGAGGAGCTGAATAACAAAGAATTGAAGGTACTAGAGCCCGATTGTTATGTTCTGTTGTGCAACTTTTATTCTGACAGCTTCTTTCTGAGTTAGTTTTAATATCACCATTTGTTGTATTGTCACTCTCTCAAGTATGAgtctttcctcttttttgggTACTGATTCTGGGGGACTGCTGAAATCGAAGAGGAATAAGTTGTGCATACCACTGTTGTTTGATCTAACTTTAATGTAGGGTTTTCTTGTTGACAGCAATATCATAGAATTATcctctcaatttttttataatatttaatttaaaggTCCTGTAAGCAGGAAAAGTGTCAATATGCTATGGCCAACAAGTCCAGTGAAGGAgaatacatatacatatatatatatatatatattgtgcgTGGGATTTTTTGGTTCCATGGCTTGCTTACTGAATTTCACTTCATATAGCAAATTTTAGTTctgtttatttaattattgtATACCCTATTGTGGAAGCGAGCAAGGTAAATAGGCATCACTTGAGGTTTGAAGATTCTTTTGTATCAATGAGGCTGCCACATACCTTATTCTGTGGCTTTTCCAGTGATATCTGGCGTTTCAACTGAAGGTTGTATTAGTTCTCAATTttatttgttctttcttttaacTTCCAGGGAAGGAAGATAAAGTGTTCAACGTCTCAAGCAAAGCATCGCCTATTCATTGGTAATGTTCCTAAAAGCTGGATGGAGGAGGATCTTAGAAAGATAGTGACAGAGATCGGTCCTGGAATTAATTCGGTGGAGCTGCTGAAGGTTAATGCTTTTGTTGTGTACTTGTCAcccttttttttgtgatttaaaATGCTAATTGAATGATCCaacttaaaaatattaaaacattaTGGTTAAACCATCCTTACAATTCCAATGTTTTATAAGGTCCTGATGGTCTGATCTCAAATCAGATTGTACCACAGCGTTTTTCCATTATTTGACTGATGGGTTTGATGCATGATAAAAAttcacccccacccaaaaaaaaaaaaggagcactATGTTTGAACTGTATCCTTCCAATTAGAATCTTTTGATGGATCTTGAAGCTTGGGccattttttcatcaactgtttGCATCAGTTGATACCATTTGTATGTGGCAGTTTTTAAACACTAGAGACTGTACAGGTAGATTCCCTGAACATTCGGAACCTTGGGTGAAATTTACACTTTCTTTTGTTGTACATCATTTTTTGGAGCTGTATGTCTATTATTACTAGTGATTCTGGTCGTGATGTATTGAATTTAAGActtgttcttttatttgtttgtaatTGCAGGATCCACAGAACTCCAGCCGTAACCGTGGCTTTGCTTTCATTGAATATTATAACCATGCTTGTGCTGAATATTCAAGGCAGAAGATGTCAAACTCAAAATTTAAGCTAGATAGTAATGTTCCAACTGTGAGTTGGGCTGACCCTAAGAATGAGTCTGCTTCTTCTTCACAGGTACTCCTTTCATATATGGCTTGTCTGTCTCACTGGAATAGTTGATGGTTGTTTATTAGGACCATGCCTACCACTGATCTTAGAATTTGCTAAGGATTCATGGAATAATGATAGATCTTATGGTTATCATCATCTCATTGAATATTCTCCTAGAGACGAATGTTGTAGATtaaaaaaagtttttatttttttttattttttttattttgtattaatGCAGTAGAGTCGTCATAGTGGGCTAATTCTCGAATTGAATAGAATAGGCCCTTTTAACTCAGCAGTCGAGTTATGCCATGGTAAGGCTTTTGAGTTTATTAGACCAATAAATTGCTTACTTTTTCCATGAAACTCCAGTCTTGGTCTTCATTTTCAGCAGAGGATATagatattttttgaaagaaataagATGAACTCCAATGCCTCCACGTGTAGTCAATCATCATCAAGATACAGGAGTCAAATTTCCTGGTTCTTGCttttttgggattgggtttGTTCCCCAATTAAATGAGGAGTCTGTTCTTCTCTTCAAGTTGGCTTAGTCTATTGTTTTTCATATAGGTGAAGGCAGTATATGTGAAGAATTTGCCAAAGAACATAACACAGGATAAGCTAAGGGAACTATTCGAATACCATGGAGAGATTACAAAAGTAGTGCTGCCACCTGCAAAGTCTGGACAGGAAAAGAGCAGATTTGGTTTTGTTCATTTTGCTGAGAGGTCAAGTGCCATGAAGGCACTGAACAACACAGagaaatatgaaatagatggtGATACCCTCATATTTTACCTGCTTCCCCCTGCCCCACCCAaaccaaagaaaaggaaaaaattgtgGCCTTATAAATGATGATGTGTTTATCCTCATCAACAGGACAAGTGCTGGAGTGTTCTCTTGCAAAACCACAATCAGATCGAAAGGCTGATGGAGGAGTGAATTCACAAAAAGCAGCTTTGCTTCCAACCTATCCACCTCGTGTTGGTTATGGTTTGGTTGGGGGTCCCTATGGTGCGCTTGGTGCTGGGTATGGTACTGCAGGATTTGCACAGGTGACATGCCTCTTTGCCCAACAATTAGTGTGTTCCCCTgtcccatcccccccccccccttttttttttgtcttttcacTCTCCATACATCTTGAACTCCACCCAAAAGTTACTTGTTAGCTTATTTATGATGATGCACTTGTTGAACAATAAACCGTTGGATGGTTGAAATGCTCTTGGATCTTCTTATTGCTATTCTGATACTGTTTTTCTCTTGCAGCCTTTGATTTATGGCAGGGGACCTACTCCTGCTGGCATGGCGATGATGCCAATGCTTTTGCCTGATGGACGGATTGGATATGTCCTGTAAGCACAAATTTCAAGTCCTccaattcacatcctttacTGCTCCATGAATAAATGCATCTTTGGTAGCTCCTATATTCTGGACAATGGGACATTGCCAGATGCAGAAAGCTAGACAAACTTTGACTGGTACAATGTGGACAGTGGAACTGATTCCCATGGTTTACAGTCTTTCCCCACCAATATTTGAAATCCACAAGTCATTTGATCATGTGCTGAAAAAGCAATGCATTTTCTGATATGATTGCCTGTGGATTTGAAAACCTTGGATTTCTCAAAAGTTTTGAACCATCCTACCGCAAGTAAGATGATTAGAAAGGGTTCAGACATCTGTTTGTGGAATTGGAGGTGCTCTGTGACTTTCAAGACATCTGTTTGTGGAATTGGAGGTGCTCTGTGACTTTCAGCTTCCTTAGCAAGGCCTAATTGACACTGTTTACCCTGGAAATTCTAAATTTTCATCAATAGCCAGTTTCTGTGCCAATTTCGAAATTCTTTGCTCAGTACATATTTCATAATCTGTTGTGTTCGCTCATTGCAGGCAACAGCCTGGAGCACAGCCGCACACCCCACCTGCTCAGCAGCAGAGAAACAGTGGCAGGAGTGGTGGAAGCTCAAGTGGTGGGAAGCAGAGTAGTGGTGATGGTGGCCGTGGGCGTAGATATCGGCCGTATTGATTTGATACGATGGGGGCTGTCTGGAAGGGTTGAGGAGTTTTTATTCCAATCGTAGGATGCAGCAACAGCTATGTTGGcaggtggtgggggtgggggaatgGGTTTTTTCTGGGTTGCTAGTGCCATTAGTGTAGGGGCACTGAACCATAAGATTGAATCTAACAAACCTGATCCATGTAGTACATTTTGTGAGCTCGATTATTACTTGCACCCCCATGAGGCCAAGTCATTAGCTGCTACAGcttgttatttttattgttaattCATTTTTGTGTTGATACTGCCTGTGGGTTGGTTTCAAGGGGAAATTATTCTGCATGAATCCTACAAAATTACGGAAGAAATCGTATATTATACTCGGAAGTAGACTGAACCCCAAAAACATTTGGTAATCGACATTAAATATACTTGTGTGGACAATGGTTGGATGTTGTGATGCCCCAAAGCACAATATTGATGATGTATCAATTGGAAAATATTTTGTTGGGTTTGTGAATAATCAATACAAATTTATGAGACTAGAAAATGAGAAAAANNNNNNNNNNNNNNNNNNNNaaaaaaaaaaaaaaaatacagaaacgAATTATTGAAAGTCATATGGTATCAGATATTATCTTACTAGGTTAGCTGGCATTCTCTTGTTCCctatttttattgcaattttcATGTGAAATGATCGGACTTACCTCTGTTTACAAAAAATGTCTTCATAAAGTGTAATATCTCCCTCAACCCCACTTCTCTATGGAAATTTTAGTGTTTATTAGTTTGGTGGAGCTAGCTATTGTTTGAACCAATTGAGGTGGAGGAAGCGGTTCTGCCACTACCCCCCTTCCCAATTTCTCCGGTCAAAATCCTGGGCCAAACGGAAGAgaatttggggtatttttaTGTAATAAGACGAAATGGTTGTATCTCAAATTTGAATGGTTAGAGCTCTAATGACAACCCTTGTATGATTATGGCGGCAGCGATTGCGATagttaaaagggaaaaaaaataaggttttcTTACTTCTCATCATCTGCTATAACTGCTCTACCATTGTTAGAATCTTGACAAACTAACAGATGAGTATGTGTGttcttctcttgttttttcttcaagCTGGAATTGCTTGGGCTTCCCTTGGATTGGAGTGGATATAGATGTTTTATTGTAGAAAAAAGTGTGTAATAGCAAGGGTATTTGGTTGGAAAATAAAGTGGAAAAGAATTCTTGATATTATTTCATTTTGGAGAAGGAAAACCGTGGATGAAGGAAAACAGTCTAATTTCATTTTCGTTTGATTCACTTCCAAACAAAAGGTAACTAATACACATTACAAGTGTCATACTGCAGAGGTAAAGGCAGGACCCAATCCAAAAATGTCAGCTGCAAAAAAACTCATGACTTGGAATAGAATAGATGCCGAT
It encodes the following:
- the LOC122086953 gene encoding heterogeneous nuclear ribonucleoprotein Q, producing the protein MPRAKANAAATQRPVEAEKPDEHEERVDLDGDNDTEEAMEEEVEYEEVEEEEEEVEEVEEEEEEEEEEEEEEEEEEEEATVANGSDARASSSGDEEMKTTKALDEDEIKKHAELLALPPHGSEVYIGSIPHDATEEDLRSFFEPIGEVTEVRLMKDKDSGENKGYAFVTFRTKELASNAIEELNNKELKGRKIKCSTSQAKHRLFIGNVPKSWMEEDLRKIVTEIGPGINSVELLKDPQNSSRNRGFAFIEYYNHACAEYSRQKMSNSKFKLDSNVPTVSWADPKNESASSSQVKAVYVKNLPKNITQDKLRELFEYHGEITKVVLPPAKSGQEKSRFGFVHFAERSSAMKALNNTEKYEIDGQVLECSLAKPQSDRKADGGVNSQKAALLPTYPPRVGYGLVGGPYGALGAGYGTAGFAQPLIYGRGPTPAGMAMMPMLLPDGRIGYVLQQPGAQPHTPPAQQQRNSGRSGGSSSGGKQSSGDGGRGRRYRPY